In Topomyia yanbarensis strain Yona2022 chromosome 2, ASM3024719v1, whole genome shotgun sequence, one DNA window encodes the following:
- the LOC131679536 gene encoding uncharacterized protein LOC131679536 yields the protein MADDQERRQLVLRRTALLASLRRAGIFMAEYQEERDRLEVALRIENLDVIRQDLEDIQSVLEGIEETNEGITLNTQIRSAFEGQFFKIKAGLLSKLPPSIPVGSAPHPTPPTFPSSLKGLKLPTITLPEFNGDFKEWLAFHDTFLALIHLNQDVPEIQKFHYLKSAVTGEAAQIIESFAISATNYSLAWQALVGRYANEYLLKKRHLQAMLEIQWIKKETTASLHGIVDEFERHTKILRQLGEPVDGWSTILEHLLCVRIPDDTLKAWEDHASTIEKPSYEALIEFLHRRIRVLESISVNHVQPPPQYVTSSHVSATRKSTQMKPSPSTAVDTPGKCYACEQRHPLVKCTKFEKMNAIDRLALINANRLCLNCFRSDHFSRHCSSKYTCRFCKRRHHSLLHAGFGDSAGPPRSDQASSSTGNFTRASTNVSVASAGDESSSPMLSAATSIQPREINCSLPLQGTGKNVFMLTAVIVVIDRYGKEHFARALLDCASQPNLITEKMVQLLRLKRSKSNVIVQGIGEQSQNARESVHVQIRSRKQDFSMNVEFLILQKVTPDLPVHDIPVDYSKLPSNLFLADPQFHKRTPIDMILGIEHFFSFFPTANRIQLPKSLPMLVDSVFGWLISGSADKVPSAKQNPPCSIVAVSLFTLEESVEQFWKVEELQARSAYSLEERRCEESFSSTTTRTTDGRYMVRLPRQPNFNELIGDSRPMALRRFLLLEKRLARNPELKNEYHKFMEEYLSLGHMQRVREDDGQYSQAYYLPHHPVVKEASTTTKVRVVFDASAKTSTGSSLNEALLVGPVVQDDLLLTILRFRTFPVALVSDIAKMYRQVLLHPDDTPYQRILWRSDPADLIQCYELLTVTYGLSPSSFLATRTLQQLANDEGDSYPLAGPAVRKSFYIDDFIGGAQSITEAIQLRTELSELLAKGGFPLRKWTSNQLPVLAGLSPDEIGTQSSIQFDKHETVKTLGISWEPEPDILRFDSEIRQHKHAPTKRSILSAISQLFDPLGLISPIVIKGKMLMQRLWLLPCAWDDEVPNHIATSWEKYAAQLPKVANFRISRYALLPNSTIQLHTFSDASESAYGACTYARCVDSSGQIRVQLLASKSRVAPLKKITLPRLELCAADIAAKLHTRIVEALQTPIAGSYFWSDSTVTLQWLRAPPNTWKTFVANRVSEIQSSTHGAFWNHVAGTENPADLISRGMHVDDFLVSKLWKGGPNWLSNPRTKWPVLKFTEYPEDGKERRKLITAVTRTQVICSTINPIFARFSSYERLLRSTAYILRFIANARCKARTQPLPLTGPIPSISLNVKHLNNAEQKLTQLAQTDAFDEEIQNLQHNKAVGKRSAIRLLTPFLDPEGTIRVGGRLKFSDQPFLFKHPALLPSNHPLTRLIAKSYHISLIHGGGRLTLAAIREKYWPVNGRRLVRSILRSCFRCARAQPVPTTQQIGQLPLHRVAPSRPFAISGVDYAGPVYLKPVHKRAAATKAYISIFVCFCTKAVHIELVSDLSTQGFLSALRRFIARRGLPSDLYSDNGKNFEGAANELDEVYRMLQDESQMRQITSDRACERITWHFNPPKAPHFGGLWEAAVKVAKHQLYRQLGNSKLSFEDLTTLLTQIETSMNSRPIVPLSEDPNDIAALTPAHFLIGSTMHSLPEPELHRLPLNRLDHYQRLQRIYQQFWYHWRTEYLQELQRDSKVCHPNADIQPGRLVVLTDELQMPVKWPLARIIAVHPGKDKLVRVASLRTSRGVIVRPITKICLLPLEERDAELPHGDDQPTTRPAESQEDHTGGEH from the coding sequence ATGGCGGACGACCAGGAGAGGCGTCAGCTAGTGCTTCGACGTACGGCACTTCTTGCTTCACTCAGAAGAGCAGGAATATTTATGGCGGAATACCAGGAGGAACGGGACAGGCTCGAGGTGGCGCTGCGGATCGAAAACCTGGACGTAATCCGGCAGGATCTTGAGGACATCCAATCGGTTCTTGAAGGCATCGAGGAAACAAATGAAGGTATAACCCTAAACACCCAAATTCGCTCTGCATTTGAagggcaatttttcaaaataaaggCTGGTCTGCTGTCAAAACTGCCTCCGTCTATTCCTGTTGGCAGTGCTCCTCATCCTACCCCCCCTACATTTCCCTCCAGTCTTAAGGGTCTCAAACTTCCGACGATCACGTTGCCTGAATTCAACGGGGATTTCAAAGAGTGGTTGGCATTCCACGACACATTCCTAGCGTTGATCCATTTGAATCAGGATGTTCCGGAGATCCAGAAATTCCACTACCTCAAGTCAGCGGTAACGGGTGAAGCCGCTCAAATAATCGAGTCGTTCGCGATCAGTGCCACTAATTATTCTTTAGCTTGGCAGGCATTGGTCGGAAGGTATGCGAACGAGTATCTTTTGAAGAAACGGCATCTGCAGGCGATGCTGGAAATCCAatggataaaaaaggaaactaCCGCTTCATTGCATGGGATTGTCGACGAGTTCGAGCGGCATACCAAAATCCTGCGGCAGCTTGGAGAGCCAGTGGACGGCTGGAGCACAATACTGGAACATTTGCTGTGCGTTCGCATTCCTGATGATACTCTCAAGGCATGGGAGGATCATGCATCGACAATAGAGAAGCCAAGTTATGAAGCCCTTATTGAGTTCCTGCATCGACGCATCCGTGTTCTGGAATCAATTTCGGTGAATCACGTTCAACCTCCACCGCAGTACGTCACGTCCTCTCACGTTTCGGCAACTCGCAAGTCCACCCAGATGAAACCGTCGCCCAGTACAGCAGTCGACACTCCAGGAAAGTGCTATGCTTGTGAACAGCGCCACCCATTGGTAAAGTGCACAAAATTCGAGAAAATGAATGCAATAGATCGCCTTGCCCTGATCAATGCAAATCGGTtgtgtttgaattgttttaggAGTGATCATTTTTCAAGGCATTGTTCATCTAAATACACCTGCAGATTCTGTAAACGACGTCATCATTCCCTTCTCCATGCAGGCTTCGGAGACAGTGCAGGTCCCCCTCGCTCCGACCAAGCTTCATCCTCTACTGGCAACTTTACACGAGCGTCGACTAACGTGAGTGTAGCTTCGGCAGGTGATGAGTCATCTTCTCCCATGTTATCTGCAGCCACTTCCATCCAACCGAGAGAAATCAACTGCAGTCTGCCACTGCAAGGAACCGGGAAGAACGTGTTTATGCTCACAGCGGTCATCGTGGTCATCGATCGCTATGGTAAGGAGCATTTCGCACGTGCGCTTTTGGACTGCGCATCTCAACCAAATCTGATTACCGAGAAGATGGTCCAGCTGCTACGACTGAAGCGAAGCAAATCGAATGTTATCGTTCAAGGAATCGGTGAGCAATCGCAAAACGCCAGAGAATCAGTTCACGTCCAGATCCGGTCCCGAAAGCAGGATTTTTCGATGAATGTTGAGTTTTTAATACTTCAAAAAGTAACCCCCGATCTACCCGTCCACGATATTCCAGTGGACTACTCGAAGCTTCCTTCAAATCTGTTCCTGGCGGATCCCCAATTCCATAAACGTACGCCAATTGACATGATCCTAGGAATCGAGCATTTCTTCTCATTCTTTCCAACGGCAAACAGGATTCAACTACCTAAATCTCTTCCGATGCTTGTCGATAGTGTTTTCGGATGGTTAATTTCCGGCTCAGCTGATAAGGTTCCTTCAGCTAAACAGAATCCTCCCTGTAGCATCGTAGCTGTTTCCCTATTCACGCTTGAAGAGAGCGTCGAACAGTTTTGGAAGGTTGAAGAGCTACAAGCCCGGTCTGCCTATTCGTTGGAAGAAAGGCGATGCGAAGAATCATTTTCATCTACCACAACGAGAACAACAGATGGACGATACATGGTACGTTTACCCCGCCAACCCAACTTCAACGAGCTGATTGGAGATTCCAGACCAATGGCACTCCGTCGGTTTCTCCTCCTGGAAAAACGACTTGCACGGAATCCTGAACTGAAGAATGAATACCACAAGTTTATGGAAGAATACCTCTCCCTTGGACACATGCAGCGTGTTCGAGAAGACGACGGACAGTATTCCCAAGCATACTACCTCCCGCATCACCCGGTAGTGAAGGAAGCCAGCACAACGACGAAAGTACGTGTGGTTTTCGACGCGTCGGCTAAGACCTCTACAGGCTCATCTCTCAACGAAGCTCTACTAGTAGGTCCTGTGGTGCAGGATGATCTCCTATTGACCATTCTTCGGTTCCGGACATTTCCCGTGGCGTTGGTGAGTGATATCGCCAAAATGTACCGGCAAGTTTTGCTCCATCCCGACGATACACCTTACCAGAGAATTCTGTGGCGATCCGACCCGGCCGATCTAATCCAATGCTATGAGTTGTTGACTGTTACGTATGGCCTGAGCCCATCATCCTTTCTAGCCACACGCACGTTGCAACAGCTGGCTAACGATGAAGGCGATTCCTATCCGCTGGCCGGACCCGCTGTTCGGAAGAGTTTCTACATAGATGACTTCATCGGAGGAGCACAGTCCATCACAGAAGCAATCCAGTTAAGGACAGAACTCAGTGAACTCCTGGCGAAAGGCGGTTTTCCACTTCGAAAATGGACATCTAATCAGCTACCAGTGCTGGCAGGTCTGTCACCCGATGAAATTGGTACCCAATCATCAATTCAGTTTGACAAGCACGAGACGGTGAAAACACTAGGAATTTCCTGGGAACCTGAGCCTGATATCCTTCGCTTCGACTCCGAGATTCGCCAACACAAGCATGCACCAACGAAACGATCGATCCTTTCGGCAATCTCTCAACTGTTCGACCCATTGGGGTTAATATCGCCGATTGTCATCAAGGGTAAGATGCTAATGCAACGTTTGTGGCTGCTACCATGTGCTTGGGACGACGAGGTACCCAATCATATAGCGACGTCCTGGGAGAAATATGCAGCACAACTTCCAAAGGTGGCAAATTTCCGCATCAGCCGTTACGCCCTACTACCAAACTCCACCATCCAGCTTCATACGTTTTCCGATGCATCGGAATCGGCGTACGGTGCGTGTACTTATGCCAGATGTGTCGACTCCTCGGGACAGATTCGTGTTCAACTGCTTGCTTCCAAATCCCGAGTCGCACCTTTGAAGAAAATTACACTACCTCGCCTAGAACTGTGTGCTGCAGACATTGCAGCCAAATTACACACCCGGATCGTCGAGGCGCTCCAAACTCCCATCGCTGGTTCGTATTTTTGGTCCGACTCCACCGTAACCCTGCAATGGCTGCGAGCACCTCCTAATACCTGGAAAACGTTTGTGGCGAACCGAGTATCGGAGATACAAAGCTCTACGCATGGAGCCTTTTGGAATCACGTAGCCGGAACAGAAAATCCCGCGGACCTAATATCACGCGGCATGCACGTCGACGACTTTCTGGTCAGCAAATTGTGGAAGGGAGGTCCCAATTGGCTGTCGAATCCAAGAACGAAATGGCCAGTCTTAAAATTTACCGAATACCCAGAAGACGGGAAGGAACGCAGAAAGCTGATTACAGCCGTCACAAGGACTCAAGTGATATGCAGTACCATCAATCCGATCTTTGCCAGATTTTCATCCTACGAACGTTTGCTTCGATCTACAGCCTACATCCTTCGATTCATCGCCAATGCTCGCTGTAAAGCGCGCACGCAACCGCTCCCCCTTACTGGTCCGATTCCCAGTATCTCGCTTAATGTGAAGCACCTGAACAACGCAGAACAAAAACTGACTCAGCTGGCTCAAACAGATGCATTCGACGAGGAGATCCAAAATTTGCAGCATAACAAGGCCGTCGGAAAGCGTTCTGCAATCCGTCTACTGACTCCGTTTCTAGACCCTGAGGGAACCATACGTGTAGGGGGGAGACTTAAATTTTCAGACCAGCCATTTCTATTCAAACATCCCGCCCTATTGCCCAGCAACCATCCCCTCACTCGTTTAATTGCCAAATCCTACCACATATCACTTATTCACGGTGGCGGCCGCCTAACACTTGCGGctatacgagaaaaatactggCCAGTCAACGGGCGACGACTGGTTCGCAGCATCCTTCGCAGCTGTTTCCGTTGCGCCAGAGCCCAGCCTGTCCCGACCACTCAACAGATTGGTCAACTTCCCCTGCATCGAGTAGCACCCAGTCGACCGTTTGCCATTTCTGGTGTGGATTATGCAGGACCAGTCTACTTGAAGCCGGTACACAAGCGAGCTGCTGCAACTAAGGCTTACATCAGCATCTTCGTCTGCTTCTGCACCAAGGCGGTGCACATCGAGTTGGTGAGTGACCTGTCGACGCAAGGCTTCCTGTCGGCACTTCGTCGTTTCATCGCTCGTCGTGGACTACCGAGTGACTTGTACTCTGACAACGGAAAGAACTTCGAAGGCGCCGCCAACGAACTGGATGAAGTCTACCGAATGCTGCAAGATGAGTCGCAGATGCGACAAATTACATCTGATCGAGCCTGTGAACGTATCACTTGGCACTTCAACCCGCCGAAGGCCCCACATTTTGGAGGATTGTGGGAGGCGGCGGTCAAGGTGGCCAAACATCAACTGTACCGACAGCTCGGCAATTCAAAGCTGTCTTTCGAGGATCTAACCACCCTGCTAACGCAGATCGAAACGAGCATGAACTCGCGCCCTATCGTACCACTGAGTGAGGACCCGAATGACATCGCTGCGCTAACTCCTGCGCACTTCCTAATCGGTAGCACAATGCACTCCCTGCCCGAACCAGAGTTGCATCGATTGCCACTGAACCGTCTGGACCATTATCAACGTCTACAACGAATCTATCAGCAGTTCTGGTATCATTGGCGGACAGAATACCTTCAAGAGCTGCAACGAGACTCTAAGGTTTGTCATCCCAATGCAGACATTCAACCGGGGAGACTCGTAGTGCTGACTGACGAACTTCAAATGCCGGTGAAGTGGCCATTGGCTCGAATAATTGCCGTTCACCCAGGCAAAGACAAGCTGGTGAGAGTTGCTTCACTGCGCACTAGCCGGGGAGTCATCGTACGGCCAATCACCAAAATCTGCTTGCTTCCGCTGGAAGAACGGGATGCCGAATTACCGCACGGAGACGATCAACCTACAACCCGCCCTGCGGAATCCCAGGAGGATCACACCGGAGGAGAACActaa